gtgtattattaattcaaacaattaattaaaaggtTATTAATATTTCTCAGTATAAAGAAAACGTTctacttttaaaattttgaaacaatgataaataacttacggccgttttcaataacctatctatccttagtttaacttactagaggtagacaaatctatcatttttacgcttacttacattccaataacctatcgacagacagcattggactataactaataatataattatattggacataatTATGGATAACTTGTCagtaaacggtgatagcaatctatccgtaactagagatacgtttttGAAAACAGACGCAAATCGATAACGACGAAGCAGTAAAATATTATGACAAACAACAACCTACAATAGAAAAGGGAAAATACTCTGAAAATTATTCccattcatttattatatataacatttaattacAGTGAAATTACCAATTTACAATACTTCAGAAACAATATGATTTTTACGAGCTTAAGCACAGTGCATTGCTAAAAGACGTTCTTACAATTCATTTTTTAGCTATGAAGGACTACAAATAAAACAGCCAAATAGTATTCTGGatgtatttatttagaattcattgtttgtagaATTTTAAACTTACAGGttggttaaaaaaatataaatattgctaaAAAAAAGTTACAGTACTGCAAATTAATGCTAAAACCACAAGGGAAAATAAATgtatcattaaaaattaaattaatcttataacaatttaaattgcTAATTAATGCAATGTCTACGTGAGcgattaaaacataaaaataaaaatatcgacattaattttaataattaaaattaaatatacaataaatgtCAAAGGAAAATATATTCTATCTACAATATACAGGtaacaaacatctatatatttacattttttttaaatagactaGTACATGATTTAAAtcgaaattatattaattgaatttatCCAAGTGCTGTCCAtttgttagaaaataaaaaaaaaaaaaaattatcactgtTACATTAAGCACATTTAAGAAATCTTTATTTTCGAAtaacacatattattaattatgctCATATGCCTTTGGCTgactttatataaattactaatattCTATAAACATGTAAATATGCATCTAAAGATTAAGTGAAAAGGTTGGTATGTAATGAAGAAAAAAATGGACAACAGCAAATTTTGGACAcacatataatttataacacCGTAACAAATTTCTAAGGGGGAAAAGGATAAAGATCCATCGGAGGAAGAAATGGGcgaaatttttaatttcacacAAAATAACCTACGTACTAACCACGTATTTACAAGCGGCGAACCGCATAAAGCTctcttaaaaaattacaaaaagtctcaacatataataattaacctatctatcaaaatatttacaattattgctATTAAAAGGTGCGCTTAAAACGCCCCACATGCAAGGCTTATTGCAGTTTCTACTAAAGTCAGAAAGATTAACCTCAGTTCAAAGTGTTGAAGTCTTATAGGCCATAGTACTTCAGGGAAATATGAACGCAGAACATGTTATAAGagaacttaataaaataataaactcagtagaataacatattaaaaatgtaattgttaaaaaagtaaGACTAAATACTGGCATAGTACTTATGCCTTTAAATCCAGTAACGGAATGATCCTTTAAGTAACAAACGAGCGAAACAATATTCTTAATTATTCAGTCAACGGTTATGTTATTATCAGACTTTTAGGTTAACAGATATTTTGAGTAAATCGACACAAGAAAATACAAgtaagaaattataattattgatattttaaaacagACCAGATTAAAATGTCAGtcttattatgatattataataacaaacgTAAGCAATATTTTGATTGTTAAACGAAAGaatgtatttttgaatataaaatggCTGATCTGAGCATCCTAATTGAATTTCCTATGGTAAAGATTCATAGCGATTAAcgcaaaatttattaaaaaactttgtTGAAATATTCATCTTATTATTGAGAATTTTCGTTTTTAGCTGCTTCAATGTCGGTATGAGGGGTATTCGCGGGCGGAAGCGCGGTTTGCGCTCGCGACCGCGCCATGGCCTATGATGGCGCGGGCGCGGCGAACCGCGCTCAGGGACGGTGAGGGTGTGCCGAACTGAGCGAAGAGCTACTGACTCCAGAGTCACTGCTCTTCTCGGACGCACACGGTTCTCCGCCAGCGACAAACTTCACAACATTCAATTTATGATCTGATTCACAAATATCATCTCTTGCGCCTCCAGGTAATCCACCAGCACGTGTTACAACTTTCTCACTAACAGTGCCAGGGTATCGTTCAATTCTATCACACTCCGCGTCATCAGGCTGTCGTCGTCGAATTGAACGCTTTGCTTGCGGAGCCGGTTCTGGTGGTCTATGAGAAGGTTCTTCCGTTCTATGGACAAGGGGTGATGTACGAACACGGACTCCTCCGACACCGACGCTGGCTTCATAACAGCCAGAGTCGCGGGGAAACTGTCGGCGATCAAATGTAGAGTCGCCACCTTCTGAACTTGAACCTCCACCTTCACCCTCGCCATCGCCTTCGCCACCTGCGATGTTTTGTGCTATTAAAAACACTGAAGAAAATTCTTAAGAATTGtacaaattttaatgtttcGTATTTAATTGTGAACTAAGTATAATTCTTAATACGTTTAATGTGTTGcttataaacgcgaagtaatGTTATGCCTTTTTTGTCCTAATCTTAACTTTGTCTTTAACTgaactacagaattacatgacagggagaagtaattttaaacttgtcATAACTTTACACTACGTTTATAAGTCAGGCTGTTTGAGTTTTCCTTTATCCCAAATGTGatgttactttaaaaatatattacacatattaaatagaaattgagtattatttaatatgctTATTACCAAGCAATTCATCATCAATCGAAATCTTACATTCGAGTTGGTGTAGCAGTTGTACAGCAGCAAGGATACGAGTCCGATGATCTGGAGTCATGATTCCCAAATAATCTAAATCTGAAGGCTCAATTTCTTTGAAAAGTTCAATATCTTCATAGCCATTCCTTTCGAAAGCAATAGCATATTCTGGTAAATCAATTCTTCTTAACAATTCTTCAACAGTTCTTGGTCTGGTTTCCCATAGTCTTTCCCGACTTTTACACCATTTTAGTGTCCTACATCTATTTGTGTCTCTTTCTGAAAGGACTTCGACATTggcaaatttaaaatttccaaCTTTGTTGTTCAGAACACCTCTCCAAATCCCGGATGCGTTCATGTTGATAACTTCTATTATGTCTCCTTTCTgtcaaaatatgataaaaaatatgtatttttgttaaattaatttatggaATCAAGATTAAAAAGTTCTATAAGATCAACATTGCAAAATGGATTTTATTTGAGGTTGGTAGCATATACTGAAATTTTAAGCTGCGTAATGTGTGGCAGCTAccaacttaatatttttatgatttttatatattgcttacaattttttcCATATCTTTATTGAATGGGTTAGAATTACCCATGAGTTTTTATACGAGTTTGCTTAAAGAGAGAATTTGCTAcccaaattattttataaaacacttgTTAAGTAGAATatctgaaatattaataaaatttggcttCAATACCAATATGATGTAAAGTGTTGTCCAACGATGGACATAAAATAGCGATATCGAAgtaattacaactttttacaacattatatatataaaaatatcattatgtCAAATTGTCAATATtttctatgtaatattttatttatttaccttgtATCTTAATGCATCTTTTTCGTAGATATTCGGCAAATAGTCAACGAGGGCTCGTGCTCTGCACAGCATTTGCGGTACCAGTAAACTTCGCCCGGCTGGActtaattctatgttttcttctGCCGAGAGAGATGAATGATTACTACCAGCTCGAACCAATGCCTGAGTGCCTGTATATAAATAGCTATACTAAAAAAATGGAAAGTATCAAAAGATAGTGACCGGGACACAAGTAGAAATATTATAACatgttttacacaaattaattaaagtttGAAGAATAAACCACCCTAatgaaaactaaatacaaaatagtctGACACAGATGTGTTATAAGAAAGATatttattagtaaaaataaataaaatatttacacaaatagagaaatttaatattagcaTGGGCAAATGAAACACAGAAAGGAAAGACATACATATtcacaaacatttatattaacaCCAACAAGAAATTCTATAAAGCCACTCACTACTGCCAGAGCCGCTGGGAAGACTTTCAAAACTACTATTAGAACATGGAAACGCATTATCTCCAATGGTTCGCATATCCGATCCTTCAGGACCTCTTTCTTGTCGTAACCTAGAAATTTTTCTTTGAACATCTTGTCGTAGACCCCGAACCTTTCCAGCTAAATTTGATACACCTTCACATTCTTCAGCTGACtgcaaaaacattaaaatattcatatgccagttttgtaataaaatagacatttttatgtttgtacttttgaattttaattcgATTACCTTGTGCACGGTGGCTATGTGTTGTGAGTCAGTTTCGCTCTCTTGATCTTCGTAATCTGATGAGGCGGGCGATAACGGATCTATTCCTATCCGATAGCCTGACATTTGCCTGTAACCTCTCCGTGAGTCCCGTTCAGATCTACATGATTCTAATGATATTCCAGAGAGTCTTGATCCTATAGATTGTATATCAGACGCGGCGTAATCCCCGCTTTCCCTGTCTCTCGACGTTCGAAGGGGTATCACAGTCGTAGGGTAGGGGCCGCTTTGTGGAATTATTAATCCTCTTCGCGGAGTTCTCGCTAAGCTTATATCGCCAGCGCTTCTCAGTGATATCACGCCCTCGCCTCTCGGCTCGTTTCGCAGATTAAGTGTAAAACAAACACGTCCGTTCTGGATCGTCGCAGCCGGAACATTTCCTCCCATAAGAAAATCTTCTGGGTCGCTTTCATAGGGAGGTTCATCATACCAATGTCCTCGACCTGAGAGTCCTCTTGCCTCATCATCGTACATATAGGTGTCGTCTGTAAACGATTCACCAATTAAAGATGTTTAATGCTAATTTCAATAATGCAAATTAAATGACCGTTCTAGCATAATAGCAAAAAAATTTACCGTCAAACTCCCTCCCACAAAATGGCGGTTTCACTGACAACACTGCAGACAAGCTGTGTACGAACATCGGAAAGCCGTGCGTGGTTGATGcaaacaattttaaaacatgCATTTAGCATTTCGACGCAAATAAAAATTCGCAAGATTGAAGATGATTTTACtattataaatagtattatGTTTCCCATTGGAATATTGAATATCTTACTGACGTATCACATTCAATTTACTTGTATGTATGATTGATGGAAGATGCACATCGAAAGCGTAACCGGATGATTGCGATGTCGAACAATAAATCAATGACAGAATCAAATAAGCAATCCGTCGAGTTGACCAATAAATTAGGTGTCAAAACATCGTGCAAGCAACATGCTTCATGTCATATTTTATGACCTCACGTAATCATCATTATAATGCGTATTTTTCTAGAGCTTCGATATTTTGACCTCCAAATCACAAATAACATTCAAGCAGTACAAATGgccataaaacaaaatattgaaaataaaatttagaaggCAAAAAACCAATTAGAACAAGTTTTATACTAATGCACACTGATACTAGCCAAAATAGGAAGCAACTAGAAAATAATGAATAGTTATTTGCTTATAAtttagttcaaaataaaagtttgtaaaattttaaatatgtatacgATCTTTAGAACTTATGTTGCtattgttgtttaaatattatgtttataatattttttgatgtaaGAATACTAAAATACGAGTACATTTTAACATAGTACATAAAGTAATGACTTTGATGATGGCTTTTCTTTCGATTGTATGTAGAATCAGATGAATACTTTTTACATTGTCATGTTGCTGTTTATTTATAcagacatttttcaaatcagtaATAAGAAATCGGAAATCCTTAActtctttataattttattagttatcgatataatgattttatatataaaatgttagaAGTTACCTCCAAAAGGTCCCCTTACGCCTTCTCGCCCCATGTTCATTAGGCCATGTCGGATGTCTCTTAATATCTGAAAGAGAGATCGAAAATTACTGTTacgttatatttcttttttttgtcaaattaaatcattattagataatataggcctaattttatattttcttaaaaatatttgaaatgcaAACGAATAGTCTCAcgataaaaaaagttaaatccTATCCTACCACTTTTTATTCCGTTATATCGCtgagttataaaaatatacaatgcaaTAATATGGCAACGAAAAAgggtatattttgtgtaaaatatgataaaagaGATATACCAAACATTTTAAAACGAAAATTGAACAATATTGGTAAAAGAAATCTTGTGTCCCACATAATACTGAGTGGGTGTTAAGGTATTTCACTAACGAGCTGCAAaacaagtaaaaatataaataaaacagagATTTCTACAGAACGTTTCGCTACATCGAGCAAGGTGATAAATATTCAAACGTTGGAACGACCAATCCTATGTAAGTACGAAAGTATTGAAGACATTAAGTTAATTTATGCGCATTCGGTTTGCGCTTACGAGTATCGGCTTGTACCGAGTATTTATCTTCACACAATCTTTTATTGATATGAGAAATTATTACAACTGTGACTAGCATTCGATTTAATTTAATGGTGTCTAACTCATGATTTTACACTACCTGCGTAAGCAAAAGACATAGTCTTGCAATATCAAAGGTTTTTAAAAACCTACGCTTAGATTTAAAGTGTCTATCTAGTTGTAAGTATTATTGGAAAATATAGAAAGATATTAGAAAAATTAAGAAGAGTATGAAaagcaaataaatattgacattgtaaaaaaattgcctTAACgcattcaaatttaagactggcgtgtataaaaataatattaaagtggaACTActctgtaaaactttataaagttCCTCAATTCAAATatctacacaaattaaattcagAATTTCACGGGCAGTAAACACAATATATGCGAGTATATCAGATATGCGAGCAAGGGGCTTCAAAAGTTTCGAAGCGAAGCAGTACAACTACTAATAGGCTTAGACCAAGATTAGGACACGATTAGTCGGCCCCGACGCGCGTGAGTGCCATTCGTAAGATTAGAAGCTTTGCGACTTCAGCATTAGTTTGAAATTCCATTTGCAGCCTCCATTACTCAATGTCACGAACGATATTGATTTTTGAAATGCGACAGcgcttcaaaaatataataaattacgaATTTTCATTTGTCACAGTGAATCTAATGAATTGATTAATATCAGATACTTTGTCAGTGAAATTGGCGGAGCGGCGCTTAGTTATTaagcttttttattaaataatagagaGATGTTTTTCTGTTTACGCAAACGCTTTgtgaaaagtatttttttcgAACAGTTACAGATTAAGTCGTTACGCACGTTTAACGCACGATCATTTTAGAGAATTTATTTATGAATCTTATTAATTTAAGAGTATGGTTTGCATTAGTTAGGATCATTATGATGGCAtagataaactatattttttgtcaTATAACAGCTTTATTAATACAAAGCCTACCATGGGAGTTTTACATGtatcttttaaaaaatcaaatttttaaatttttccgtGTATACCCAGGGTGTTGAAAAAATCCTGTACTATACTCTTGAGGCGTATATTGGTATCAAGTAGtgagaacaaataaatattgattattagGAAATAAGcacagtaaaaaaataacgtacccaattataaaagtttggacACCTCTGCCTGCgcgaattttatattttcccctcccacacacccatttcattcatgtaCCCTGCGAAATGCGTGCGGGCGGCGGCAAAAACGAATGTTttgtattgataataaaaatcgCCCGCCTTATTCGTTTGAGCCGACATGCCGTGCAGCAGATCCTAGCTATACACCATTGGACCGAGGCCAGGGCGAAAACCTTAGTTTActgataaaataatgaataagtCAGGGGttttcaagatttttgaaaacctttaatatgaaaatatgttCTTTTTATTGTGGTTTctatttagattttatttttagtggtgTCACACATCCAACTTCATATCTGTGTCAATTATCGTACAAGGTTTTTTCAACATATTGTATATGCGTTGTTATTTGAGCATAATATATCGGATGGGACGTTTAATTTATAACTTGCAACAAAATGATAACAATGATAACGGAGTAGATACGAAACGCTCActgtacacaaaaatgacagtAAAAACCGAATGCACGCATTTGTACCTTagtttaaatatcattatttattataagtatattaaaatcaACTAACAAACAATTTGAACTTCGCTTATgacttaaaaaacaaaacaactcAATAAGAAAACTGAGACAAGCCCATTGTTTGCATTATTTCTGAGTGGtctttacaaaatattaccaatacatttttgtaatcataGAACTAATGTGGCatattcacaattttattttagttataaaagtCTCAGAGGTTTTATTCGAATCCTTTATAAGTTACGCCACAGCGACGGGgcacataaaagaaaaaaacttataaCGATTTACCTCCTCCTGTTCTCTCGCCAATTTGTCCTTTTTCTTCATCGCCTCTTGAACTTTTAACTGCAACAAGCACAAAATCCCATTCATTTAAAAGTTGTGAAACTCTATTATACTTACCAATTCTCTTTATATAAAAGTCAACGGTgtgttatttttgtttactGTTCCCAGACTTAGAATTATTCgtgcacaaaataaaatatctaacaaATAggtatatatgaaaataatgcttatgatataataattacaaaattataatttttttataacaaccgTTCTAATGAGATATAAGATTACAgataatgataaaattttagGTAGATTTCtcttacaatactataatttgtaaatcTCGTTAACgtaaaagtgcttaaataatatttgcaaaCTATCTCATGCTTGCATGCAAATCCTAAACTATAATTTCATGCATTGTGCATACATTTTattcttacataatatttatttcttaatataataatgatataatttaatgaatatatttagAAAAAGCCAAAATGCTAGAGCCACCTCCTTCTTCGCGCATTCCAAATATAAAAACCAAAAGGCGTTTGTAAAAAGgcgaaaattttgaattttgaaaatactGTTAAAATTCTGTTGgcaatttgaaaaatatgtcCGTGAAAATGGTCAGCCTGAAGTCTCATTTACATATAATTAtgctcataattttttgccaaACAGAATATAACAGAGTTTTCCTGCTGAAATATTGCAAAGAAAAGTGTTCATTTCTTTAACGTTACTTATGCTTTCagataaaatatgtatgtttaaaaaatatattttgttttaagtgaACACTAAGCTTTTTGGCAATTATATTTCAAAGCAGGAAAACTGGCGCTCACCCTATGAATCGTTTCTTCGAAGGTGTTTGGATGGGCGGCACTCATTTGAAAGAAGCGGAGGCGGTCATAGTCTCTTGGATCTACCATAGACCTCAGAACTGTGTCTGAACCTGCTTCTAGACCTAGCCCACTTTGTAGCACGCTGTCTGGTGTATCCACCTAAAGGAAAGTACTAAGTTATTCCTGATGTTATCTCCAATAAAATACCAGATAACATTAGCGTCGTCAATCAaagatataaaagtaaataaatcataagTATTGTTTGATCGCAAAACGTAAGGAGTACTTTTAAGACAAAgaaacatattttgtaatagttatttaagcAACTGTTGTTTAGGGGTAATATCACATGAGTGtgttaatacctaattatcaacagttgcatacaagactttatctactcccataatatgaatcctctataaaagattttgaaacaGCTTActtctaacattaaaaaaggcaGTCCTTccaaccataatatcatccaaaggagtgttattatgaaaacggatgatataatgttgtactgaatttcatttcaatactcgtttggatgatgtaatgctTATCAGGAGattggatgttttaatgttggcaatgagctaactgttttagaatctttaatagaagatttaaagcatggtcgttttttttttatggaataggaggacaaacgagcgtacgggttaattacctggtgttaagtgatcaccgccgccccacattctcttgcaacaccagaggaatcacaagagcattgtcggcctttaaggaagttgtaggtcgtagataaaatatattatataaggacGAATTTTGTAAGAAGTGTATTTAAGGTATCttattaattatcctaatcgTACCTTTTTCacctactatattattataaagccacatgctttataataatatcaaatataaagcTAAATATATTCTTCTGATATGTAAATTCAGTTAgactaatataaatttattatattttccgcATACGGTACAAAAATATATCGAATGCCAGTATTAAAATGTCAACGGAGATGATATTTTAGAATAACGAGCAAAGtttatttagttaaaaatttCGAGAATATATCAATATTGACATGTTCCGACAGCTACTTTCCGAAGTATGTTGAAAATACAGATAACGTTAGATTTTGTTGTTCAACTTTTAAAGGTTTACTAGCTGacgcaacaaacgttgtattgccgatattaaaatcgcgatacaaaagtaactgttgatcgtagattggtgaaaatttgaagttgtatgtattttttaatgctgactcataatcaaacaaattaaaaaaaaaatgtcaaaaaaataaaaaaattaaattcgtgtggaccacccttaacatttacggggatgaaaaatagatgttgtccgattctcgaaatttcatgagaatcggtcaagccgtttcggaggacttcaaagtttaacaccatgacacgaaaattttatatatatgaaagATACTATACTAACATAATGTACTGTATGAATTTTGTaactttcttttttaaattaatcatatcattaatagtatttaaaattcaaGAGTGATACATAAATACGTAAAAAGTAtagacattaataaaataatatgtaaatagttaattaattacttcaaatatacgtttattttattataatcatcaatGGCTGTAAAAGGGCCTACTTGTTGGTTGGATAATTACTTCATGTTagggttatttattttaaattacacaCAGAACAGATataacaaatcaaatcatttattaataacacaattgTTACAGgtcaaaataataagtaaataaaaaattctattCATCATTTATATACGTAGGGAAGTACCTAATTCACaataatactatattatgtaattggtcatatgttattatttgtaaataatgacGTGATAAACCAGAAAACTATAagctttttaccagtgggaggctcccttacAGAGGAGGCTGGCAGTTGGGTAAAACTTGCTacgaaacagtaatgtgcaactataatatatttacagactcctttgcacaagaagccggctagattatgggtaccacaacggcgcctatttctgccgtgaagcagtaatgtgtaaacattactgtgtttcggtctgaacggcgccgtagctagtgtaattactgggcaaatgagacttaatctcttatgtctcaaggtgacgagcgcaattgcagtgccgttcagaatttttggatttttcaagaatcctgagcggcattgcattgtaatgggtagggcgtatccattaccattagctgaaccacctgctcgtctcgtcccttattttcataaaaagaaattgtTTTAACCTCAAGCCGAAGCTTCGAAAATTACAGTTAAAGAGATCTTACAACTTGAGTAACCTATTCGATGTCTATGTTAGGAGTGGCggcaatcaattaccatcagctgaacgtcctgcttgtctcatcccttattatcttaaaaaacaGGTATAAGCAGTCTCCCTTTCCCaggtaaacataatatatacataataccacatttaacattataataaattgattaacTTAATTCCATTTAAGAATTCCGAATTTCGAATTTAGAAATCCCTTTGAGTTGCCTGAAATTCTCTATGTTTCCCTTCAAAAGAGAGATAAAAGGTAAAAGACAAGTAATTGGTGTAAAGAACAAAAATATGCTCAAAACGACGTATCTTTACTCGATGAAAGGCCTATAAAATCCGGAATCTGTTCAATTCCGGGTATGTAGAGTCGGGTATTGTCGGAAACGCGTATTATTCCCTTATCAAGTTAAGTTAATGGTGGAGCTTTGTAAGGCCTATGATTAATTGATTTGTCCTAACAAAATCTCATTGTGATGCAGATATTCTTAGCTTTTTCGCCAAGTGTGTGATTAATGGTATGGCTGAAAGAAAATTTGTTTTTGCAGTAATATATCAAACCTTAATAAAATTAAGAGGTTGAGTTTAAACTATAATGAAGTGATAATTTTCTTCATGTTATcttattaaatactttaatatacatttttttatttaaaattgtaatcGGCTATTTAGTCCGATGGTTTCTATGTTGCTACGGGTAGTGGAGTGGAccgtttgtttttaatatttttataaataaattcttaaacAACATCTTAAAGCAAAAAATTACGTGTTGCAccaattgacaatttttagatgtcACAACTCTAACTATTAGCTATAatcgtccaatcttcgccggttaaagctattgttaatgttaaatagtgaCCTGTCAAATAAACATTCAATATTGACTTGAGCCTAAGATctatgtattaaaattaaaaaaaaaacaggtgaCTTTAAATGatcaacaataatatatataatataattgtttacatCTGACAACCCTGATGTTTCGGCTGACTGAGAGTTAGAAAATATAATCTTTTCAATgctttcataattaaataagttatttttaaagtgataaccctcacttctgagattaataacacaattcaattttaaaaacaaaatttatgaacgatgcgggactcgaacacacgacctctaaaagcattttaaaaacttacaaattgtttagatttacaagagcgacatctctagtcaatttcctaatctGCAATTATTGGGGATGAGaatgttatcaactgtaaagtggatcctgtagatgaagccaccgGTGAGTTGAACAAGAAATACAAGATGTACcaacgatacgtcattcgaacggttggctcagtggtagAGCGCTCGCACTGACCACGAAAAGTCGCgcgttcgagtcccacatcggtCATAATTATtcctttcaaatttaatttgtgttaaatgATATAGTGTATCAGGATATAGGTATAGGATCAGGTTATATCACCAGATTAAAGCTAgctctcattaaaaaaaaagtaattgttaGTTTTGGTTATGTTACAACTGTTTTGTAACTTAAGCAGTCCTGGAATTGCACAAGGTAGCGGTAATTACTAATTGCCTCTAAATTACAGAATAATTGGAGATGGAAGTGACTGA
The nucleotide sequence above comes from Leptidea sinapis chromosome 12, ilLepSina1.1, whole genome shotgun sequence. Encoded proteins:
- the LOC126967146 gene encoding uncharacterized protein LOC126967146 isoform X5 yields the protein MATAATSNIVIEWLRSLHLGQYAESFIDNGYDDLEICKQVGEPDLDAIGVLNPAHRQRLLHSVRTLREEGAAAVYFTLEEAAAVRDSCRCEEEVRKEQAVATIEPAKYADEYEEGKAELVKIPRIQLKRLLRERLAQDGIRLSLQPYSTTDGDRGYLEGLASRYADLFSTHYGDVLDHLEELRRHEWEEMSPRMRVIGPNTPPTPPSASPGSLALNNLTTSHSQPIYVPGKYSPSSCLTDKEEDDIYGFGYGVFGKQMLQRQQQQKQLLLAQSSQPLIHNQQHNYQSCLSPRSAYFYEFPPSDNCLGTAKKKLKVQEAMKKKDKLAREQEEILRDIRHGLMNMGREGVRGPFGDDTYMYDDEARGLSGRGHWYDEPPYESDPEDFLMGGNVPAATIQNGRVCFTLNLRNEPRGEGVISLRSAGDISLARTPRRGLIIPQSGPYPTTVIPLRTSRDRESGDYAASDIQSIGSRLSGISLESCRSERDSRRGYRQMSGYRIGIDPLSPASSDYEDQESETDSQHIATVHKSAEECEGVSNLAGKVRGLRQDVQRKISRLRQERGPEGSDMRTIGDNAFPCSNSSFESLPSGSGSSTQALVRAGSNHSSLSAEENIELSPAGRSLLVPQMLCRARALVDYLPNIYEKDALRYKKGDIIEVINMNASGIWRGVLNNKVGNFKFANVEVLSERDTNRCRTLKWCKSRERLWETRPRTVEELLRRIDLPEYAIAFERNGYEDIELFKEIEPSDLDYLGIMTPDHRTRILAAVQLLHQLECKISIDDELLGGEGDGEGEGGGSSSEGGDSTFDRRQFPRDSGCYEASVGVGGVRVRTSPLVHRTEEPSHRPPEPAPQAKRSIRRRQPDDAECDRIERYPGTVSEKVVTRAGGLPGGARDDICESDHKLNVVKFVAGGEPCASEKSSDSGVSSSSLSSAHPHRP
- the LOC126967146 gene encoding uncharacterized protein LOC126967146 isoform X4, whose product is MATAATSNIVIEWLRSLHLGQYAESFIDNGYDDLEICKQVGEPDLDAIGVLNPAHRQRLLHSVRTLREEGAAAVYFTLEEAAAVRDSCRCEEEVRKEQAVATIEPAKYADEYEEGKAELVKIPRIQLKRLLRERLAQDGIRLSLQPYSTTDGDRGYLEGLASRYADLFSTHYGDVLDHLEELRRHEWEEMSPRMRVIGPNTPPTPPSASPGSLALNNLTTSHSQPIYVPGKYSPSSCLTDKEEDDIYGFGYGVFGKQMLQRQQQQKQLLLAQSSQPLIHNQQHNYQSCLSPRSAYFYEFPPSDNCLGTAKKKVTTFSRLLRGLKSHRKEKHGSCSPKHNTRQTLPPQRLKVQEAMKKKDKLAREQEEILRDIRHGLMNMGREGVRGPFGDDTYMYDDEARGLSGRGHWYDEPPYESDPEDFLMGGNVPAATIQNGRVCFTLNLRNEPRGEGVISLRSAGDISLARTPRRGLIIPQSGPYPTTVIPLRTSRDRESGDYAASDIQSIGSRLSGISLESCRSERDSRRGYRQMSGYRIGIDPLSPASSDYEDQESETDSQHIATVHKSAEECEGVSNLAGKVRGLRQDVQRKISRLRQERGPEGSDMRTIGDNAFPCSNSSFESLPSGSGSSTQALVRAGSNHSSLSAEENIELSPAGRSLLVPQMLCRARALVDYLPNIYEKDALRYKKGDIIEVINMNASGIWRGVLNNKVGNFKFANVEVLSERDTNRCRTLKWCKSRERLWETRPRTVEELLRRIDLPEYAIAFERNGYEDIELFKEIEPSDLDYLGIMTPDHRTRILAAVQLLHQLECKISIDDELLGGEGDGEGEGGGSSSEGGDSTFDRRQFPRDSGCYEASVGVGGVRVRTSPLVHRTEEPSHRPPEPAPQAKRSIRRRQPDDAECDRIERYPGTVSEKVVTRAGGLPGGARDDICESDHKLNVVKFVAGGEPCASEKSSDSGVSSSSLSSAHPHRP